One Flagellimonas sp. CMM7 genomic region harbors:
- a CDS encoding sugar phosphate isomerase/epimerase, protein MKTIKGPAVFLAQFVDSQPPFNSLDGLCKWASGLGYKGIQIPTWESFLIDLDKAAESQDYCDELKGKINSYGLEITELSTHLQGQLVAVNPAYDIMFDNFAPDKVKNNPKARTEWAIETVKKAATASRRLGIKAHATFSGALLWHTAHPWPQRPPGLVEMGFEELAKRWTPILNHFDKEGVDVCYEIHPGEDLHDGDTFERFLEATGNHKRVNILYDPSHFVLQQLDYVTYIDHYHEFIKSFHVKDSEFNPTGKKGSFGGYNDWGDRAGRYRSLGDGQIDFKTIFSKLTQYGCDVWAVMEWECCIKSPEQGAREGAKFIQDHIIEATTKTFDDFAGAETDTDKLKKILGL, encoded by the coding sequence ATGAAAACAATTAAAGGACCTGCAGTATTTCTTGCACAATTTGTGGATAGTCAACCTCCATTCAACTCTTTGGATGGATTGTGCAAATGGGCTTCAGGCTTAGGGTATAAAGGAATTCAAATACCAACATGGGAATCATTCTTGATAGATTTGGACAAGGCAGCAGAAAGTCAAGACTATTGTGATGAGCTAAAAGGGAAAATAAACTCTTATGGATTGGAAATCACAGAACTTTCCACTCATTTGCAGGGACAACTGGTAGCGGTGAACCCAGCATATGATATTATGTTCGATAATTTTGCTCCGGATAAGGTAAAGAATAACCCTAAAGCACGAACAGAGTGGGCTATTGAAACAGTAAAAAAAGCAGCAACGGCAAGCCGAAGATTAGGAATAAAAGCTCACGCTACTTTTTCAGGAGCCTTACTTTGGCATACTGCGCATCCTTGGCCGCAAAGACCACCTGGACTGGTGGAAATGGGTTTTGAAGAGTTGGCCAAAAGATGGACGCCTATTTTAAATCATTTTGATAAAGAGGGAGTGGATGTTTGTTATGAGATTCATCCGGGGGAAGATTTACATGATGGTGATACTTTTGAACGTTTTCTTGAAGCCACAGGTAACCACAAAAGAGTAAACATTTTGTATGACCCTAGCCATTTTGTTTTACAACAATTGGATTATGTAACTTATATAGATCACTATCATGAATTTATAAAATCCTTTCACGTAAAGGATTCCGAATTCAATCCTACAGGAAAGAAAGGCTCATTTGGAGGATATAATGACTGGGGAGATCGTGCTGGACGTTATCGTTCCCTTGGAGATGGACAAATAGACTTTAAGACTATTTTTTCAAAATTAACGCAGTATGGCTGCGATGTTTGGGCAGTTATGGAATGGGAGTGCTGCATTAAAAGCCCTGAGCAGGGTGCACGAGAAGGCGCAAAATTCATTCAAGATCATATTATTGAAGCTACTACCAAAACGTTTGATGATTTTGCTGGAGCTGAAACAGATACTGACAAACTAAAAAAGATATTGGGATTATGA
- a CDS encoding sugar phosphate isomerase/epimerase codes for MKRRNFIQNGAQAGIALTLLGTYACKQSKKKEITETEMLEETPAAPEQIFKLSLAQWSIHRMIREEGLDPYLFAEKAKGWGFSGLEYVSQLYEDELKAANFSKEAMDKFIEKSKAESEKHGLENLLIMIDHEGDLSAADEIERKKAIEDHFKWVDAAAALGCHSVRVNLMGSKIAEEWTPASIDGLTQLSNYAKDKNINVIVENHGGFSSNAAMLVEVMEKVNLPNCGTLPDFGNFCVKREDGSYFDTPCIEEYDRYKGIGELMPYAKAVSAKSHDFDEQGNETHTDYDRMMKIVKDSGYSGYVGVEYEGDELSEEEGIIATKNLLNKLLNLSA; via the coding sequence ATGAAGAGAAGGAATTTTATTCAAAATGGTGCCCAAGCAGGAATTGCACTTACACTGTTAGGTACATATGCATGTAAACAAAGCAAGAAAAAAGAAATAACAGAGACAGAAATGCTAGAAGAAACTCCAGCGGCACCAGAGCAAATTTTCAAGCTTTCGCTAGCACAGTGGTCCATACATAGAATGATTAGAGAAGAAGGGCTAGATCCATATCTATTTGCTGAAAAAGCAAAAGGGTGGGGCTTTTCTGGTTTGGAATATGTAAGTCAATTATATGAGGACGAACTTAAGGCTGCTAATTTTTCTAAAGAGGCTATGGATAAATTCATAGAAAAATCAAAAGCTGAAAGTGAAAAACATGGATTGGAAAATCTACTTATTATGATTGATCATGAAGGAGATTTATCTGCCGCAGATGAGATAGAAAGAAAAAAGGCTATCGAAGATCATTTTAAGTGGGTAGATGCCGCAGCTGCACTTGGGTGTCATTCTGTAAGAGTGAACTTAATGGGCAGTAAGATCGCTGAAGAGTGGACCCCCGCTTCTATTGATGGACTTACACAGCTTTCCAACTACGCAAAAGATAAAAACATCAATGTAATAGTGGAAAATCATGGTGGATTCTCCTCTAATGCAGCCATGTTGGTTGAAGTTATGGAAAAAGTGAACCTCCCCAATTGTGGAACACTCCCAGATTTTGGGAATTTCTGCGTGAAAAGAGAAGATGGATCTTATTTTGACACGCCCTGTATTGAGGAATACGATAGATATAAAGGTATAGGTGAATTAATGCCTTATGCCAAAGCCGTAAGTGCCAAGTCTCATGACTTTGATGAACAAGGCAATGAGACACACACAGATTATGACCGCATGATGAAAATTGTCAAAGATTCGGGCTATTCGGGTTATGTAGGAGTAGAATATGAAGGGGATGAGCTCAGTGAAGAAGAAGGAATAATTGCCACCAAAAACTTATTGAACAAATTACTTAATCTATCTGCATAA
- a CDS encoding YicC/YloC family endoribonuclease, translated as MIQSMTGFGKHVVQLPSKKITIELKSLNSKSLDINARIPQSYREKELELRKMIADELIRGKVDFGLYLEITGEETTAEVNQGVVKKYMQQLANIAKGDDVKLLEMALRMPDTMKTEKGDIDPSEYEAIKGAMKKALSEIRTFRNEEGQVLENDFTTRLKNLNALLEEVKTMDPERLDTVRERLEKAVADLKIELDANRFEQELIYYLEKYDITEEKVRLANHLDYFETTLKSADSNGKKLGFIAQEIGREINTIGSKANYAPMQQLVVQMKDELEKIKEQMLNVL; from the coding sequence ATGATTCAATCCATGACTGGTTTTGGAAAGCACGTAGTGCAACTTCCTTCCAAAAAAATTACCATAGAACTTAAGTCGCTCAACAGTAAAAGCCTTGACATAAACGCTAGAATCCCACAATCCTATAGAGAAAAGGAATTGGAACTGCGGAAAATGATTGCTGATGAACTAATCCGTGGAAAGGTTGATTTTGGACTTTATTTAGAAATTACCGGAGAAGAGACTACTGCTGAGGTAAACCAAGGTGTGGTTAAAAAATACATGCAGCAGTTGGCCAATATTGCAAAAGGAGATGATGTAAAGTTGCTTGAAATGGCTTTGCGTATGCCGGATACCATGAAAACGGAAAAGGGCGATATTGACCCATCTGAATATGAAGCCATCAAAGGCGCAATGAAAAAAGCTCTTTCAGAAATCAGGACTTTCCGTAATGAAGAAGGACAGGTGTTGGAAAACGACTTTACAACTCGTTTAAAGAACTTAAATGCGCTACTTGAAGAAGTAAAGACAATGGACCCGGAACGTTTGGATACAGTGCGTGAACGTTTGGAAAAAGCCGTTGCTGATTTAAAAATTGAGTTGGACGCCAATCGTTTTGAACAAGAATTGATTTATTACTTGGAAAAGTATGACATTACTGAGGAAAAGGTACGCTTGGCAAATCATTTGGATTACTTTGAAACCACATTAAAATCTGCAGATTCCAATGGCAAAAAACTTGGTTTCATAGCTCAGGAAATAGGAAGGGAAATCAATACCATAGGATCAAAGGCCAATTACGCACCCATGCAACAATTGGTAGTTCAGATGAAGGATGAGCTTGAAAAGATTAAGGAGCAAATGCTTAATGTCTTATGA
- a CDS encoding ASCH domain-containing protein, translating into MENASARNLWGDFLDAHLEFASEDAPRVIHFCDNEKDANTCADLACKDVKRATSHSLLALQLRKEELPKIGDFAVVTDWSGKAKCIIRTTSVKLVPYFAIHSEHARLEGEGDKSIEHWKKTHWDYYTRELSEFNRIPLESMIVVFERFEKVFQR; encoded by the coding sequence ATGGAAAACGCTTCTGCCCGAAATCTATGGGGTGATTTTCTAGATGCCCATCTAGAGTTTGCCTCTGAAGATGCTCCAAGAGTGATACACTTTTGTGACAACGAAAAAGACGCTAACACCTGTGCGGACTTAGCTTGTAAAGATGTTAAACGTGCCACCTCACATTCGCTATTGGCTTTACAATTACGAAAAGAAGAACTGCCCAAAATAGGAGATTTTGCTGTGGTAACGGATTGGTCTGGAAAAGCTAAATGCATTATCAGAACCACCTCAGTAAAGTTGGTTCCCTACTTTGCAATTCATTCTGAACATGCACGGTTGGAAGGTGAAGGAGATAAAAGCATAGAACATTGGAAAAAGACCCATTGGGATTATTATACCAGAGAACTTTCCGAGTTTAACAGAATCCCGTTAGAAAGTATGATCGTTGTTTTTGAACGATTCGAGAAAGTCTTTCAAAGATAA
- a CDS encoding DinB family protein: MKGFLHQHFDYNFYCNKKLIEQCTAMEKVPENCIKLFSHILNAHHIWNRRIVGKPIEFSAWQEHEIEDWEDIHYENQRTSFEIIINADDFAKRIDYENSEERTFGNELKDILFHIVNHSTHHRGQILMDFRIAGIEPQPLDYIFYKR, encoded by the coding sequence ATGAAGGGATTTTTGCATCAGCATTTTGATTATAATTTCTATTGCAATAAAAAGCTCATTGAGCAATGCACTGCTATGGAGAAGGTTCCTGAGAACTGTATAAAACTGTTCAGTCATATTCTAAATGCCCATCATATATGGAATCGCAGGATTGTGGGAAAACCGATTGAGTTTAGTGCTTGGCAAGAACATGAAATTGAAGATTGGGAGGACATTCACTATGAGAACCAGCGAACCTCCTTTGAAATTATAATCAATGCAGACGATTTTGCCAAGAGGATAGATTATGAAAATAGTGAGGAAAGAACCTTTGGTAACGAACTCAAGGATATCCTTTTTCATATAGTGAACCACTCCACGCACCATAGAGGTCAAATTTTGATGGATTTCAGAATAGCTGGAATTGAGCCCCAACCTTTAGATTATATTTTTTACAAAAGATAA
- a CDS encoding Gfo/Idh/MocA family protein, with product MPKKIRLGIIGGGGDSLIGVLHRVASFINDNYEIVGAVFNPDYEQNVAFAKEIDVPINRIYKDFDTLVEEELKLPENERIQVCSVLTPNFLHFPMAKKLLDNGFHVICEKPMTMDYEEAKTLQEAHKNSGKVFALTHTYTGYPMVRQMREMIKNGELGKIHKVDARYYQGWINTVIHDKEKRSSVWRLDPTKAGISSCMGDIGVHAFNMVEFTTGLQVKSLLCDFNYLYEDNQMDVDGTVLIRMDEHVKGVIRSSQVATGEENGLAIAIYGEKGALRWEQEKPNFLYKMSDTAPVQVYKPGHAYNSELSLGASKMPPGHPEGIFDSMANIYLGVAKAIRGEEYNDGEFPTMDDGVRGMNFIEGTVASHKQGNVWVEMD from the coding sequence ATGCCAAAAAAAATTAGATTAGGAATAATTGGTGGGGGAGGTGATTCCCTTATCGGAGTGCTTCATAGAGTAGCCTCGTTCATTAACGACAATTATGAAATTGTAGGAGCCGTATTTAACCCAGATTATGAGCAAAATGTAGCTTTTGCCAAAGAAATTGATGTGCCTATCAATAGAATTTATAAAGATTTTGATACACTAGTTGAGGAAGAATTAAAACTTCCTGAAAATGAGCGTATTCAGGTCTGCTCGGTTTTAACGCCGAATTTCCTGCATTTTCCAATGGCCAAGAAGTTGTTAGATAATGGCTTTCATGTTATTTGCGAAAAGCCAATGACCATGGATTATGAGGAAGCAAAAACCCTTCAAGAGGCCCATAAGAATTCTGGAAAGGTGTTTGCCCTAACTCATACCTATACCGGTTACCCCATGGTAAGGCAAATGAGAGAGATGATTAAAAACGGGGAGTTGGGTAAAATCCATAAAGTGGATGCTAGATATTACCAAGGATGGATAAATACGGTAATCCATGATAAGGAAAAACGTTCTTCTGTTTGGCGTTTAGATCCTACAAAGGCAGGAATAAGTTCATGCATGGGAGATATTGGAGTCCATGCGTTTAACATGGTTGAATTTACGACAGGACTACAGGTTAAATCGTTGTTATGCGATTTTAATTACTTGTATGAAGACAATCAAATGGATGTAGATGGTACTGTTCTTATCAGAATGGATGAACATGTAAAAGGTGTAATTAGGTCTAGTCAAGTTGCTACAGGTGAAGAGAATGGTTTAGCCATTGCTATTTACGGTGAAAAAGGAGCGCTAAGATGGGAGCAAGAGAAGCCTAATTTCCTGTATAAAATGAGCGATACTGCCCCGGTTCAAGTATATAAACCAGGACACGCATATAACTCAGAACTCTCTTTGGGTGCATCAAAAATGCCACCTGGCCACCCAGAAGGTATTTTTGATTCTATGGCCAATATTTACCTGGGAGTAGCAAAAGCCATTAGAGGAGAAGAATACAATGATGGTGAATTCCCAACCATGGATGACGGCGTAAGAGGGATGAACTTTATTGAAGGTACAGTAGCCTCACACAAACAAGGTAATGTTTGGGTAGAAATGGATTAA
- a CDS encoding DUF1080 domain-containing protein translates to MRKLVLLTVLMVAVACKEKPKESAKEAEEIVETKVQEEESDWTILFDGSSWDGWHIYSGREIEEAWSLEDGAMLLNKTSEQRKGGERFNIVTDKEYTNFVLSVEWMVSSGANSGIMWGVAEGEEYPEPYITGPEIQVLDNIDHPDAKNGTSHQAGALYDMVSPSQNVVKPVGEWNHYLISIDHEANEGSVVLNGVKIVEFPVNGEAWDAMVANSKFATWEAFGKFKTGKIAFQDHGEPIVIGYRNIKIKEL, encoded by the coding sequence ATGAGGAAATTGGTTTTATTAACGGTATTAATGGTTGCTGTTGCTTGCAAGGAAAAACCTAAAGAGAGTGCTAAGGAAGCAGAGGAGATTGTGGAAACAAAAGTGCAAGAAGAAGAATCTGACTGGACCATTTTATTCGATGGATCTTCCTGGGATGGATGGCATATATATTCTGGAAGAGAGATAGAAGAAGCCTGGAGCTTGGAAGATGGTGCCATGCTCTTGAACAAAACTTCTGAACAACGAAAGGGAGGAGAGCGTTTCAATATTGTGACTGATAAGGAATATACCAATTTTGTACTTTCAGTAGAATGGATGGTATCCAGTGGAGCCAATAGTGGTATTATGTGGGGAGTGGCTGAAGGAGAAGAATACCCAGAACCTTATATTACAGGACCTGAGATTCAGGTATTGGACAATATTGATCACCCAGATGCCAAGAATGGGACCAGCCATCAAGCAGGAGCACTTTATGATATGGTATCGCCATCTCAAAATGTGGTAAAGCCAGTGGGGGAATGGAATCATTATTTAATATCCATTGATCATGAAGCCAATGAAGGCAGTGTGGTTTTAAATGGAGTTAAGATTGTGGAGTTTCCTGTAAATGGAGAAGCTTGGGACGCTATGGTGGCCAATTCTAAATTTGCTACTTGGGAAGCCTTCGGGAAGTTTAAAACAGGGAAAATTGCATTCCAAGATCATGGTGAGCCCATAGTGATTGGTTATAGAAATATTAAAATTAAAGAACTATAG
- a CDS encoding DUF1080 domain-containing protein, with the protein MSKYSYTFLALFVLVTTFAFGQEKEPTTPEATEFYEPVPPRVIPGKNNAAPSDAIVLFDGKDFDQWIRSVDSTAVKWHLNADGSMSVNDKTGNIQTKNNFGSMQLHIEWKSPAEIQREGQNRANSGVFIQQRYEIQVLDNNDNPTYTNGQVGSVYKQAVPLAMASVPTGEWNTYDIIFHAPEFSRGGNIVKPATVTLLHNGVLIQDHFIIEGTIKYIGWPKYEAHGMAPIMLQDHGDNSRVSYRNIWVRELD; encoded by the coding sequence ATGTCTAAATACTCATATACTTTTTTAGCATTATTTGTATTGGTTACAACTTTTGCTTTTGGTCAAGAAAAAGAACCAACCACGCCCGAAGCCACTGAGTTTTATGAACCAGTTCCACCAAGAGTCATCCCTGGAAAAAATAATGCCGCTCCAAGTGATGCTATTGTTCTTTTTGATGGTAAGGACTTTGATCAATGGATCAGAAGTGTAGATAGCACAGCGGTAAAATGGCATTTAAATGCTGATGGCAGCATGTCTGTAAATGACAAGACCGGAAACATCCAGACCAAAAATAATTTTGGGAGTATGCAACTCCATATAGAATGGAAATCACCTGCCGAAATCCAAAGGGAAGGACAGAATAGGGCAAATAGCGGAGTTTTTATACAACAACGTTATGAGATCCAAGTGTTGGACAATAATGATAACCCAACCTACACCAATGGGCAAGTTGGGTCTGTTTACAAACAAGCCGTTCCTCTGGCAATGGCTTCAGTGCCCACAGGAGAATGGAACACCTATGATATTATTTTTCATGCCCCAGAGTTTAGCCGAGGAGGAAATATTGTAAAACCAGCAACGGTCACACTATTGCACAATGGGGTTTTAATTCAAGATCATTTTATCATAGAAGGGACGATCAAGTATATAGGTTGGCCCAAATATGAGGCGCACGGAATGGCTCCAATAATGTTACAGGACCATGGGGACAATAGCAGAGTAAGCTACAGAAACATTTGGGTAAGAGAATTGGACTAA
- a CDS encoding nucleoside permease, whose protein sequence is MTSKTKFQLSFMMFLEFFIWGGWFVTLGTFLGENLNASGGEIAKAFSTQSWGAIIAPFIIGLIADRYFNAERILGILHLLGAFLMYQMYGIDDFAVFYPYVLGYMILYMPTLALVNSISFNQMKDPAKEFSLVRVFGTIGWIVAGLIISYVFLWDSPEGRLDGMLKNTFLMVAIASAILGLFSFTLPKTPPRVSKDEKVNISSLLGLDALKLLKDRNFLIFFIASVLICIPLAFYYQNANPFLSEIGVSNPTGKMTIGQISEVLFMLLLPYFFKKYGFKKTILAGMLAWTIRYVLFAFGNPGELAFMLIIGIALHGICYDFFFVSGQIYTDTKAGEKYKSAAQGLITLATYGVGMLIGFWIAGKITDTYLLEDATHMWQTIWMYPAGFALVVFLLFALVFKNEKVEYKN, encoded by the coding sequence ATGACTTCAAAAACAAAGTTCCAACTATCCTTTATGATGTTTTTAGAATTTTTCATCTGGGGAGGTTGGTTTGTTACCCTAGGTACTTTTCTAGGAGAAAACTTAAATGCTAGTGGTGGAGAAATAGCGAAAGCTTTTTCAACTCAATCATGGGGAGCTATTATAGCACCATTCATTATAGGCTTAATAGCAGATCGCTATTTTAATGCTGAACGAATTTTAGGTATTCTACATCTCCTTGGGGCATTTCTAATGTACCAAATGTATGGTATAGATGACTTTGCTGTTTTTTACCCTTATGTTTTAGGATATATGATTTTGTATATGCCGACCTTGGCCTTGGTAAATTCAATTTCTTTCAATCAGATGAAAGATCCGGCCAAGGAATTCTCTTTGGTTAGGGTATTTGGAACCATAGGATGGATTGTTGCTGGGTTGATTATTAGTTATGTGTTTCTTTGGGATTCACCGGAGGGAAGGTTAGATGGGATGTTAAAGAACACTTTTTTAATGGTGGCAATAGCCTCGGCTATTCTGGGACTTTTTAGCTTTACACTTCCAAAGACTCCTCCAAGAGTATCAAAAGATGAAAAAGTCAATATTTCAAGTTTATTGGGATTAGATGCCTTGAAACTTTTAAAGGATAGAAATTTTCTCATTTTCTTTATTGCTTCTGTCCTAATATGTATTCCATTGGCTTTTTATTATCAAAATGCCAATCCATTTCTTTCGGAAATTGGTGTAAGCAATCCAACGGGCAAAATGACCATAGGACAAATATCTGAAGTGCTTTTTATGCTTTTGTTGCCTTATTTCTTTAAAAAATATGGTTTTAAAAAAACTATTTTGGCTGGGATGCTAGCATGGACCATTCGCTATGTATTGTTTGCCTTTGGAAATCCAGGTGAGCTTGCCTTCATGCTAATTATTGGAATTGCACTGCACGGTATTTGCTACGACTTTTTCTTTGTATCTGGACAAATATATACGGACACCAAAGCTGGAGAGAAATATAAGAGTGCGGCCCAAGGTTTAATTACCCTTGCTACTTATGGCGTGGGAATGCTTATTGGGTTTTGGATAGCTGGAAAAATAACAGATACATATCTATTGGAAGACGCTACTCACATGTGGCAAACCATATGGATGTATCCTGCAGGATTTGCCTTGGTTGTTTTTCTACTGTTCGCTTTAGTTTTTAAAAATGAGAAAGTAGAATATAAAAATTGA
- a CDS encoding GMC oxidoreductase, with protein MNENTVYDAIVVGTGISGGWAAKELCENGLKTLVLERGPMVKHIQDYKTMNDDPWDYPLKGELSDKELQKYPKQRRLGWAPKEDVKHFFVNDLEHPYQETKRFDWIRGYHVGGRSLTWGRQSYRWSDIDFEANKKEGIAVDWPVRYKDISPWYDKVESYIGVSGEKLGLKQLPDGQFQPPMELNCVEKELKSAMESEFEDGRVLTIGRAAHITENTTAFEGRGPCQYRNRCWRGCPFGGYFSSNSSTLPAAERTGNMTLRANSIVHEVVYDEKEKKATGVKIIDAETQEKIEFKGKIVFLCASAMASVGILLQSKSKTFPNGMGNNHDELGRNIMDHHYQLGASAKVDGHLDKYYKGRRPNGFYIPRFVNLDEKTKRKKFLRGFGYQGGASRNHWSDMVAEMGYGKALKDAILKPGGWEIGMTGFGEMLPHHDNRVTLSPDKKDKWGLPQLDFDVEFKENELHMREAIKEEAVSILKAAGFKDVKSYDTETGPGLGIHEMGGARMGKDPKTSVLNKHNQVHDVPNVYVTDGAFMTSANCVNPSLTYMAFTARAANHAAEQFNQHKFS; from the coding sequence GTGAATGAAAATACAGTTTATGACGCCATTGTTGTTGGAACTGGAATAAGTGGTGGCTGGGCAGCGAAAGAGCTTTGCGAAAATGGCCTCAAAACATTGGTTTTGGAGCGCGGACCCATGGTAAAGCATATTCAAGACTATAAAACTATGAATGATGATCCTTGGGATTACCCCTTAAAAGGAGAATTGAGTGATAAAGAATTACAAAAATACCCAAAGCAACGTCGTCTGGGATGGGCCCCAAAGGAAGATGTTAAACATTTCTTTGTTAATGACTTGGAACACCCCTATCAAGAAACCAAGCGGTTTGACTGGATAAGAGGATATCATGTTGGTGGCAGATCACTAACATGGGGGAGACAAAGTTATCGTTGGAGCGATATTGATTTTGAAGCCAATAAAAAAGAAGGCATTGCGGTAGATTGGCCGGTACGTTATAAGGATATTTCCCCATGGTACGATAAAGTAGAATCTTATATTGGTGTTAGTGGCGAGAAATTAGGGCTTAAGCAATTGCCAGATGGCCAGTTTCAGCCACCAATGGAATTGAACTGTGTGGAAAAAGAGCTGAAAAGCGCTATGGAATCTGAGTTTGAAGATGGTAGAGTTTTGACCATTGGAAGGGCTGCCCATATTACTGAAAATACAACTGCTTTTGAAGGTCGAGGGCCTTGCCAATATCGAAATAGATGTTGGAGAGGGTGCCCGTTTGGAGGCTATTTTAGCAGTAATTCTTCAACCCTGCCTGCTGCTGAACGCACGGGCAACATGACATTACGTGCAAATTCCATAGTTCATGAAGTTGTATACGATGAAAAAGAAAAGAAGGCTACAGGGGTAAAAATAATTGATGCCGAAACTCAAGAAAAAATTGAATTCAAAGGCAAAATAGTTTTCTTGTGTGCTTCCGCAATGGCCTCTGTGGGGATTTTGCTTCAATCAAAATCCAAAACATTCCCCAATGGTATGGGCAACAATCATGATGAATTAGGCCGTAATATCATGGATCACCATTACCAGTTGGGAGCATCTGCAAAAGTTGATGGCCATCTAGATAAATATTATAAAGGAAGAAGGCCAAATGGATTCTATATTCCAAGGTTTGTAAACCTGGATGAAAAAACCAAAAGAAAAAAGTTTTTGCGAGGCTTTGGGTATCAAGGTGGAGCAAGCAGAAATCATTGGTCCGATATGGTAGCAGAAATGGGTTATGGAAAAGCACTCAAGGACGCTATTCTAAAACCTGGAGGCTGGGAAATTGGTATGACCGGGTTTGGTGAAATGCTACCTCATCATGATAATCGAGTAACCTTGAGTCCAGATAAAAAAGATAAATGGGGATTGCCTCAATTAGATTTTGATGTTGAATTCAAAGAGAATGAACTTCATATGCGGGAAGCCATAAAAGAAGAAGCTGTTTCCATTCTAAAGGCTGCGGGCTTTAAAGATGTTAAATCTTATGATACTGAAACCGGTCCCGGTTTAGGAATACACGAAATGGGAGGTGCACGCATGGGAAAAGACCCTAAAACATCTGTCTTAAACAAACATAATCAAGTTCATGATGTCCCCAACGTATATGTTACAGATGGTGCTTTTATGACCTCTGCCAACTGCGTAAACCCATCACTGACTTATATGGCTTTTACTGCTAGAGCGGCCAATCATGCTGCAGAACAATTTAATCAACATAAATTTTCTTAA
- a CDS encoding sugar MFS transporter, protein MENINKNRLFLASCVSLIVTAMTFALRAGIMGELNVEFGFNDTQLGWMNSMAFYGFPVSMIIGGLIYPKIGPKPILWVAFICHLLGLILTIIAKSFVPLLVSTFFIGLANGAVEAACNPLIADMYTKNRTTMLNKFHVWFPGGIVIGALLGELMGNIGLSWQIQIAIMIVPTLLYGYLILGQKFPKAENIESDISKNVKSMFTPLFIFMLICMGLTATTELGTGQFIERLLGQAGAPPLIILAIVTGLMAVGRYFAGPIIHKFNPIGVLFGSAIIASLALFLLSSATGPMVYVAAVLFSCGVMYFWPTMIGFVSEYSHKTGALGMSIIGGFGMLITGISLPKIGQMLDKERTQALDSGVSTETADLVAGQATLGNIMWLPVILIVLFGILFLMRNKLEEKRLKQEH, encoded by the coding sequence ATGGAAAATATTAATAAGAATAGACTGTTTTTGGCTTCATGTGTCTCATTGATAGTTACTGCAATGACCTTTGCGTTAAGAGCTGGAATTATGGGAGAACTGAATGTTGAATTTGGATTCAATGACACCCAACTTGGATGGATGAATTCAATGGCGTTTTATGGATTCCCTGTATCAATGATAATAGGAGGGCTTATTTATCCAAAAATTGGCCCCAAACCCATATTATGGGTAGCTTTTATTTGCCACCTACTAGGCTTGATTCTTACAATTATAGCAAAGAGTTTTGTTCCATTACTGGTTTCCACATTTTTTATAGGCCTTGCCAACGGAGCAGTTGAAGCAGCCTGTAATCCTTTGATTGCAGACATGTATACCAAAAATAGGACTACAATGCTTAATAAATTCCATGTTTGGTTTCCAGGAGGGATTGTAATTGGGGCATTACTTGGGGAGTTAATGGGGAATATTGGACTGTCTTGGCAAATACAAATTGCCATAATGATTGTACCCACATTGCTGTATGGTTACCTAATATTAGGTCAAAAGTTCCCAAAGGCAGAGAATATAGAATCCGACATCAGTAAAAATGTCAAATCAATGTTCACTCCATTATTTATTTTCATGCTTATATGCATGGGATTAACGGCTACTACAGAATTAGGAACGGGTCAATTTATAGAAAGATTGCTGGGCCAGGCGGGGGCGCCACCACTTATTATTTTAGCCATTGTTACCGGATTAATGGCCGTGGGAAGGTATTTTGCAGGTCCGATTATTCATAAATTTAATCCAATTGGAGTACTATTTGGATCAGCAATAATTGCGTCTCTTGCTCTGTTTTTATTATCAAGCGCAACAGGTCCAATGGTATATGTTGCAGCTGTTTTGTTCTCATGTGGCGTTATGTATTTTTGGCCCACTATGATTGGATTTGTAAGTGAGTACAGCCATAAAACTGGAGCATTGGGAATGTCTATCATTGGCGGTTTTGGAATGTTGATTACAGGAATTTCCCTTCCAAAAATTGGTCAAATGCTGGACAAAGAAAGAACTCAGGCATTAGATTCAGGAGTTTCTACGGAGACAGCAGATTTAGTGGCCGGCCAAGCTACCTTGGGGAATATCATGTGGCTTCCAGTAATACTGATTGTTCTTTTCGGAATCCTATTTTTGATGAGAAATAAACTGGAAGAAAAAAGGTTAAAACAAGAACATTAA